In one window of Nicotiana tabacum cultivar K326 chromosome 12, ASM71507v2, whole genome shotgun sequence DNA:
- the LOC107793480 gene encoding calcium-binding protein KRP1-like: MATSRKSNFNDFLPLMAEKLGGDGLIGELCKGFQLLMDRDKDVITFESLKKNSALLGLQDLSDDDLKSMLKEGDFDGDGALNQMEFCVLMFRLSPELMEQSQFLLDEALNQDSEFSF, encoded by the coding sequence ATGGCTACTTCAAGAAAATCCAATTTCAATGATTTTTTGCCACTTATGGCTGAAAAATTAGGTGGGGATGGTTTGATTGGTGAGTTATGTAAAGGGTTTCAGTTATTAATGGATAGGGATAAAGATGTCATTACATTTGAGAGTCTAAAAAAGAACTCTGCTTTGTTAGGGCTTCAAGATTTGAGTGATGATGATCTTAAGAGTATGCTTAAAGAAGGTGATTTTGATGGAGATGGAGCTCTTAATCAGATGgaattttgtgttttgatgtttAGATTGAGTCCTGAGTTAATGGAACAATCTCAGTTTTTGTTAGATGAGGCTCTTAACCAAGATTCTGAGTTTTCATTCTAA
- the LOC107793483 gene encoding calcium-binding protein KRP1-like — protein sequence MATSRKSNFNDFLPLMAEKLGGDALIGELCKGFQLLMDKDKDVITFESLKKNSALLGLQDLSDDDLKSMLKEGDFDGDEALTQMEFCVLMFRLSPELMEQSQFLLEEALNQDSDFSF from the coding sequence ATGGCTACTTCAAGAAAATCCAATTTTAATGATTTCTTGCCTCTTATGGCTGAAAAACTAGGTGGGGATGCTTTGATTGGTGAATTATGTAAAGGGTTTCAATTATTAATGGATAAGGATAAAGATGTCATTACATTTGAGAGTCTAAAAAAGAATTCAGCTTTGTTGGGGCTTCAAGATTTGAGTGATGATGATCTTAAGAGTATGCTAAAAGAAGGTGATTTTGATGGAGATGAAGCTCTTACTCAGATGgaattttgtgttttgatgtttAGATTGAGTCCTGAGTTAATGGAACAATCTCAGTTTTTGTTAGAAGAGGCTCTTAACCAAGATTCTGACTTTTCATTCTAA
- the LOC107793479 gene encoding putative NAD(P)H dehydrogenase (quinone) FQR1-like 1: MATKVYIVYYSMYGHVEKLAEEIKKGAASVEGVEAKLWQVPETLSEEVLAKMSAPPKSDVPAITPQELAEADGFVFGFPTRFGMMAAQFKAFLDATGGLWRTQQLAGKPAGIFYSTGSQGGGQETTPLTAITQLVHHGMIFVPIGYTFGAGMFEMEKVKGGSPYGAGTFAGDGSRQPSDLELQQAFHQGKYIAGIAKKLKGAA, from the exons ATGGCTACCAAGGTTTACATCGT ATACTATTCAATGTATGGTCATGTGGAGAAACTAGCAGAAGAGATAAAGAAAGGGGCAGCTTCTGTTGAAGGAGTTGAAGCGAAATTGTGGCAA GTACCTGAAACGCTGTCGGAAGAAGTGCTAGCAAAAATGAGTGCACCTCCAAAGAGTGATGTGCCTGCTATAACACCTCAAGAACTTGCTGAAGCAGATGGTTTTGTTTTTGGATTTCCTACGAGATTCGGAATGATGGCTGCTCAGTTTAAAGCATTCCTTGATGCAACTGGAGGTCTATGGAGAACACAACAACTAGCTGGCAAGCCTGCCGGCATATTCTATAGCACTGGATCCCAAGGCGGTGGCCAAGAAACTACACC GTTGACTGCGATAACTCAGCTTGTTCACCACGGGATGATCTTTGTACCTATCGGATACACATTCGGTGCTGGTATGTTTGAAATGGAGAAAGTGAAAGGAGGAAGTCCATATGGGGCGGGAACATTTGCTGGGGATGGCTCGAGACAGCCATCCGATCTTGAATTGCAGCAGGCGTTTCACCAGGGTAAATACATTGCCGGTATTGCCAAGAAACTCAAAGGTGCAGCCTAA